The following proteins are encoded in a genomic region of Triticum dicoccoides isolate Atlit2015 ecotype Zavitan chromosome 1B, WEW_v2.0, whole genome shotgun sequence:
- the LOC119337160 gene encoding uncharacterized protein LOC119337160 yields the protein MRAPQDRERTMRDLYDRTRHKDLALLEESNKEQRGGGAGRAEDSEQRGVAPQIEDNPTVRKRPVPSDGPHVKAESGTCNVCSAPCSSCLHRDLAPVDSNMDCGSSQTCCARSESRTNLLVRSGKGLRTKGGENDDELSATSSHASYSENGGHKAMARSIAADSEVNMPAKRRRLLSDTRSPREECHDDSNSCVTGTSAASKLLLDKKKDKLSTSASSRDLTVKDYKDKNIAGPNRLRNSLVEESTEKKRSDVHIAPPSSSDRSAPADSPSFMTKKLLRTQSSVSASQGLSPKKSNQGLGNLQDNLAQQNSEKVPNNDIDHLPGGKLSRPVIGGDKHDMVTSCSMSSKNKIKAGSSSMELETGTRCTRNGSQEHTDILSDDFAKRNDNVQQDQSQGLPTDKASDKELNTQNDAMIECGNSESLIDVNVCDICGDVGREYLLATCTRCLEGAEHTYCMRVKLDKVPDGEWLCEECQLNEDRIKTRGNRGASTVDISNGKNQDSESMSNPKTLQTALPNLGAQQIASGTPVTDHLSGNNVKLHSGSTDTEARQVKCASPNAGRLDAKSKNFGSMANRKRLQIVTSDTETRPPTCGTPSAGRLGKKYESSEDLLNRKKLRIATDMELPMSSEGLLSPPKSSKRHAENASSSNPRPFKTESPRKHDIFSHQNSCKKSNKGNLKPPNNAPVKGVQAVKSSMTLSRSYSLGSLANAKAPVPSPRGPLSKQLSFNNSKSEPKVKQLAEGVASKLKPVKHSPIDVREKGPMRKLMKSESFKREGSVSKDSSSLKQNKSSLLSRDEKPRMLKLMSDKSFLERRPSFILQKPPLSPRPDSSVKSGDRKVDQDNPRPGPSILKTSKKPGNIEKKQISASFNSEKRGIAIHQTSTGVVSSKDADTIKTSDPLLPVENVNKDNDCVGEASLILRKNDNKMSTNPEVLSTPLAMTCETDLQSVVPRASASEDLTPNVGQCQPLAMTSESQSMVPRASSSEELTPNVGQCQPLAMTSESDLPSMVPRESASEDLTPNVGQCQQEVLESTEHKSIKSAEEVQAAEDILPESPHDPLMAQKLCAPENKLSEPNLKHEDSFDQLPTLGNLSRTLVIPEQTYIWQGIFEVSRTGISSELYDGIQAHLSTCTSAKALEVVKQLPQRIRLIEVPRCSSWPHQFKEVQPSEDNIALFFFAQDFESYERYGKLLEKLLVEDLCLTTNINGVELLILSSDNLPEKIQRWNGFLYFWGVFYARKANSSTELAVKNPCPLVSTTEPFDKPVCSPKVPQSLGIDLNQCPDDELYDSPVSLGSETEKSGASEDHKTLMGSTNGNENLDACEIHHQETAVTREIVLGSGTAAVCETYIPMGSGCHNMKLEYPSDTTGGSGTEGRDSMKDEESFSLNEAPCYVERHVGASRSMPDNILAKKKALTSLTEVSLQHQSESILKADFVLHDSESSYKRQKIVNGDEQLPNERLSKIHSLPAGWHTPFDDSRYAYKGLSDLGSTTKAISDQVVHVLSSDDEGSPEHTTMNKAPLKAEQGSSSPLLSLSLSTAAKTRKLASSDAGDDRSLSLSLGLPLPGVAKGNQALEIKQFLPEKPGINTSFHL from the exons ATGAGGGCGCCGCAAGACCGCGAACGCACGATGAGGGATCTCTACGATCGTACGCGCCACAAGGATCTCGCGCTCCTCGAG GAATCGAACAAGGAACAACGCGGTGGCGGTGCAGGACGGGCAGAGGACTCTGAACAGCGGGGAGTGGCCCCCCAGATAGAG GACAACCCTACAGTAAGAAAAAGACCAGTTCCAAGTGATGGTCCTCATGTGAAAGCAGAATCTGGCACTTGTAATGTCTGTTCTGCTCCTTGCTCCTCTTGCTTACACAGAGATCTTGCACCTGTTGATTCCAATATGGACTGCGGATCATCTCAAACGTGCTGTGCAAGGTCAGAATCAAGAACTAATTTGTTAGTTCGTAGTGGGAAAGGACTCCGTACAAAGGGAGGGGAAAATGATGATGAACTTAGTGCCACTTCAAGCCATGCTTCCTATTCCGAAAATGGTGGACATAAGGCTATGGCGAGGTCCATTGCAGCAGATTCAGAGGTTAACATGCCGGCAAAACGTAGAAGGCTATTGAGCGATACGAGGTCACCTAGAGAAGAGTGCCACGATGATAGTAACTCGTGTGTTACTGGTACATCAGCAGCAAGCAAACTTCTGCTGGATAAGAAAAAGGATAAACTATCTACTTCTGCGTCAAGTCGTGATCTCACTGTCAAGGACTACAAGGACAAGAACATTGCCGGTCCTAACAGACTAAGAAATTCCCTTGTGGAAGAATCTACAGAGAAGAAGAGATCTGATGTTCATATTGCCCCACCTAGCTCATCTGATCGATCAGCTCCTGCAGATTCTCCTTCATTTATGACCAAAAAGTTACTCCGAACTCAGTCCTCTGTTAGTGCATCTCAAGGATTATCTCCTAAAAAGTCAAACCAGGGTTTAGGGAATTTACAAGATAATTTAGCGCAACAAAATTCTGAGAAAGTTCCAAATAATGACATAGATCATTTACCAGGAGGAAAATTAAGCAGGCCTGTGATTGGTGGTGACAAGCATGATATGGTGACTAGTTGCAGTATGAGTAGCAAAAATAAAATCAAGGCTGGATCTTCATCAATGGAACTGGAAACTGGCACCCGTTGCACAAGGAATGGCAGTCAAGAACACACTGACATTCTATCTGATGATTTTGCTAAGAGGAATGACAATGTTCAACAAGACCAGAGCCAAGGTTTACCAACGGATAAAGCTAGTGATAAAGAGTTGAATACACAGAATGATGCTATGATAGAGTGCGGGAACTCAGAAAGCTTAATAGAT GTTAATGTTTGTGATATATGTGGAGATGTCGGTAGGGAATATCTTCTGGCTACATGCACTAGATGCCTTGAAGGGGCGGAGCATAC TTATTGCATGCGAGTGAAATTGGATAAGGTTCCAGATGGTGAATGGTTATGTGAAGAATGCCAGCTTAATGAAGATCGAATTAAAACAAGAGGCAACCGCGGTGCATCAACAGTTGACATTTCAAATGGGAAGAACCAAGATTCAGAAAGCATGAGCAACCCTAAGACCTTGCAGACCGCTTTGCCTAATTTGGGCGCTCAACAAATTGCTTCTGGTACACCGGTAACTGATCACTTGTCTGGTAATAATGTAAAGCTGCATTCAGGCTCAACTGATACAGAGGCACGACAAGTGAAGTGTGCCAGCCCAAATGCCGGGAGGCTGGATGCAAAGAGTAAAAACTTTGGGAGTATGGCAAATCGTAAGAGGCTTCAAATTGTCACCTCTGACACGGAAACACGGCCACCCACTTGCGGCACACCATCAGCCGGAAGATTAGGCAAGAAGTACGAAAGTTCAGAAGATTTATTGAATCGTAAGAAGTTGCGAATTGCCACTGATATGGAATTGCCAATGTCAAGTGAAGGCCTGCTGAGTCCACCTAAATCGTCCAAGAGGCATGCAGAGAATGCGTCATCCTCTAATCCAAGGCCGTTCAAGACGGAAAGCCCTAGGAAACATGACATTTTCTCTCATCAAAACTCGTGTAAGAAATCCAACAAAGGAAATCTTAAGCCACCTAATAATGCTCCAGTGAAGGGTGTTCAGGCAGTCAAAAGTTCCATGACCTTATCACGGTCATATTCATTAGGAAGCCTGGCTAATGCCAAAGCGCCAGTTCCTTCACCACGAG GTCCTTTATCGAAACAATTGTCTTTCAACAATTCGAAGAGCGAACCAAAGGTCAAGCAGTTAGCAGAAGGTGTGGCAAGCAAGCTGAAGCCTGTAAAACATTCCCCAATAGATGTTAGAGAAAAGGGGCCAATGAGAAAGCTTATGAAGTCAGAGTCATTCAAGCGCGAGGGTTCAGTTAGTAAAGACTCCAGTTCATTAAAACAGAATAAATCATCTCTCTTGTCTCGAGATGAAAAACCAAGAATGTTGAAGCTGATGAGTGATAAGAGTTTTTTAGAAAGAAGGCCTTCTTTTATTCTTCAGAAACCACCTTTATCACCAAGGCCTGATAGTTCTGTCAAGTCGGGAGATAGAAAAGTCGACCAAGATAATCCAAGGCCTGGACCAAGCATACTAAAAACTAGCAAAAAGCCAG GTAACATCGAAAAGAAGCAGATCTCTGCTTCGTTTAACAGTGAAAAGCGGGGCATTGCCATTCACCAAACATCAACAGGAGTGGTTTCTTCTAAAGATGCTGATACTATAAAGACTTCTGATCCACTGCTTCCAGTGGAAAATGTTAATAAGGATAATGATTGTGTGGGTGAAGCTTCACTCATTCTTAGGAAAAATGATAATAAAATGTCAACTAATCCTGAGGTGCTTTCCACACCATTGGCCATGACCTGCGAAACAGATTTACAAAGTGTGGTGCCAAGAGCAAGTGCTTCAGAAGATTTGACTCCTAATGTGGGACAATGCCAGCCTTTGGCCATGACTTCTGAATCACAAAGTATGGTGCCAAGAGCAAGTTCTTCAGAAGAGTTGACTCCTAATGTGGGACAGTGCCAGCCTTTGGCCATGACTTCTGAATCAGATTTACCAAGTATGGTTCCAAGAGAAAGTGCTTCAGAAGATTTGACTCCTAATGTGGGACAATGCCAGCAAGAGGTTTTGGAAAGCACTGAACATAAGTCAATTAAAAGTGCAGAGGAAGTTCAGGCTGCGGAAGACATATTGCCCGAGAGTCCACATGATCCCCTAATGGCACAGAAACTCTGTGCCCCTGAAAACAAATTGAGCGagccaaatttgaagcatgaagattctTTTGATCAGTTGCCTACTCTTGGGAATCTTTCCAGAACTTTAGTTATTCCAGAGCAGACTTACATCTGGCA AGGTATCTTTGAGGTTTCAAGAACTGGAATCTCTTCCGAACTGTATGATGGGATTCAGGCCCACTTGTCGACCTGTACCTCGGCCAAAGCACTTGAAGTAGTCAAACAATTACCTCAGAGAATTCGGCTCATAGAAGTTCCACGTTGTTCATCGTGGCCACATCAATTTAAGGAAGTACAGCCGAGTGAAGATAACATTGCTCTTTTTTTCTTTGCTCAAGATTTTGAAAG TTATGAAAGATACGGCAAACTCCTGGaaaagttgcttgttgaagacttgTGCCTCACAACAAATATTAATGGCGTTGAACTTCTCATTTTGTCATCTGATAATTTGCCGGAAAAGATTCAAC GGTGGAATGGCTTTCTTTACTTTTGGGGCGTCTTCTACGCGAGGAAAGCAAATAGCTCAACAGAGCTTGCAGTGAAAAATCCTTGTCCACTAGTGTCAACCACTGAACCTTTTGATAAGCCTGTGTGTTCCCCTAAGGTTCCTCAATCTTTGGGTATAGATTTGAACCAGTGCCCTGATGATGAATTATATGATTCACCCGTATCACTTGGATCAGAGACAGAGAAGTCAGGTGCATCTGAAGATCACAAGACTTTGATGGGGTCGACAAATGGGAATGAAAATCTGGATGCATGTGAAATACATCATCAAGAAACTGCAGTCACCAGAGAGATTGTATTGGGAAGTGGTACTGCAGCTGTCTGTGAAACTTATATTCCCATGGGCTCAGGATGTCACAACATGAAATTGGAATATCCAAGTGATACAACAG GTGGCTCAGGAACTGAAGGCAGAGACAGCATGAAGGATGAGGAGAGCTTTAGTCTGAATGAAGCTCCATGCTATGTCGAACGACATGTGGGTGCAAGCAGATCAATGCCTGACAATATATTGGCCAAGAAGAAGGCGCTCACATCGTTGACAGAAGTATCGTTACAACATCAAAGTGAATCAATCCTGAAGGCGGACTTCGTTTTGCATGATTCTGAGTCAAGCTACAAAAGGCAGAAGATTGTTAATGGAGATGAACAACTACCCAACGAGCGCTTGTCGAAGATACATTCCCTGCCAGCTGGTTGGCATACTCCATTCGATGACTCACGTTATGCATACAAGGGTCTCTCAGATCTAGGTTCGACGACAAAAGCCATCTCAGATCAAGTTGTTCATGTTCTTTCGtctgatgatgaaggctctccaGAACATACTACTATGAATAAGGCACCGTTGAAGGCAGAACAGGGATCCTCCTCCCCTCTGTTGTCACTATCCCTGTCTACAGCGGCAAAGACGCGCAAACTTGCCAGTTCGGACGCAGGAGATGATCGATCGCTGTCTCTTTCTCTTGGCCTCCCTCTCCCTGGTGTTGCAAAAGGAAACCAGGCTCTGGAGATAAAGCAGTTTCTGCCGGAGAAGCCTGGCATAAATACTTCTTTTCATCTTTAG